A portion of the Mauremys reevesii isolate NIE-2019 linkage group 18, ASM1616193v1, whole genome shotgun sequence genome contains these proteins:
- the SIRT4 gene encoding NAD-dependent protein lipoamidase sirtuin-4, mitochondrial isoform X2 encodes MTGAGISTESGIPDYRSEGVGLYARTDKRPIQHAEFVRSASARQRYWARNFVGWPQFSSHQPNAAHLALRNWEKLGKLHWLVTQNVDALHTKAGSQRVMELHGCTHRVLCLGCGEQTPRSELQKRFEALNPTWTAEAHGVAPDGDVFLTEEQVHNFRVPACSRCGGILKPDVTFFGDTVSREKVDFVHKRLAESDSMLVAGSSLQVYSGYRFALAAHEKKLPIVIINIGPTRSDHFASMKLNSRCGELLPLIVPR; translated from the exons ATGACCGGCGCTGGAATTTCCACCGAATCCGGGATCCCAGACTACCgctcagaaggggtggggctttaTGCCAGGACGGACAAGCGACCCATCCAGCATGCTGAGTTTGTTCGCAGTGCCAGTGCCCGCCAGAGGTACTGGGCAAGGAACTTTGTGGGCTGGCCCCAGTTCTCCTCTCACCAGCCTAACGCAGCGCACCTGGCCTTAAGAAACTGGGAGAAGCTAGGAAAGCTGCACTGGCTGGTGACCCAGAACGTGGATGCCCTGCATACCAAGGCCGGGAGTCAGCGGGTGATGGAATTGCATGGCTGCACACACAG GGTTCTCTGCCTTGGCTGCGGAGAGCAAACTCCCCGCTCTGAGCTTCAGAAGCGCTTTGAAGCGCTGAATCCCACCTGGACAGCTGAAGCACATGGCGTAGCCCCTGATGGGGATGTCTTCCTCACGGAGGAGCAGGTGCATAACTTCCGCGTCCCGGCCTGCAGCAGATGTGGTGGGATCCTGAAGCCAGATGTAACGTTCTTCGGGGACACAGTTAGCCGGGAGAAAGTGGACTTTGTGCACAAGCGCCTGGCTGAATCAGATTCCATGTTGGTGGCAGGATCCTCTTTGCAG GTGTACTCTGGTTACAGGTTTGCACTTGCTGCCCATGAGAAGAAACTGCCAATTGTGATCATTAATATTGGACCCACAAGGTCAGATCACTTTGCATCCATGAAACTGAATTCCCGGTGTGGGGAGTTGCTGCCTTTGATTGTCCCACGGTGA
- the SIRT4 gene encoding NAD-dependent protein lipoamidase sirtuin-4, mitochondrial isoform X1, with protein MSIYCALKVPEGCRALGLHHYRSHSVAKASPNLAFVPASPPPDAVEVEALQRFVSHSQRLLVMTGAGISTESGIPDYRSEGVGLYARTDKRPIQHAEFVRSASARQRYWARNFVGWPQFSSHQPNAAHLALRNWEKLGKLHWLVTQNVDALHTKAGSQRVMELHGCTHRVLCLGCGEQTPRSELQKRFEALNPTWTAEAHGVAPDGDVFLTEEQVHNFRVPACSRCGGILKPDVTFFGDTVSREKVDFVHKRLAESDSMLVAGSSLQVYSGYRFALAAHEKKLPIVIINIGPTRSDHFASMKLNSRCGELLPLIVPR; from the exons ATGAGCATATACTGTGCTTTGAAGGTGCCGGAAGGTTGCAGAGCCCTCGGGCTCCACCATTACAGATCTCACTCCGTGGCCAAGGCCTCTCCAAACCTGGCTTTTGTGCCAGCCAGCCCTCCTCCAGATGCTGTGGAAGTGGAGGCACTGCAGCGCTTTGTTTCTCATTCCCAGAGGCTGTTGGTAATGACCGGCGCTGGAATTTCCACCGAATCCGGGATCCCAGACTACCgctcagaaggggtggggctttaTGCCAGGACGGACAAGCGACCCATCCAGCATGCTGAGTTTGTTCGCAGTGCCAGTGCCCGCCAGAGGTACTGGGCAAGGAACTTTGTGGGCTGGCCCCAGTTCTCCTCTCACCAGCCTAACGCAGCGCACCTGGCCTTAAGAAACTGGGAGAAGCTAGGAAAGCTGCACTGGCTGGTGACCCAGAACGTGGATGCCCTGCATACCAAGGCCGGGAGTCAGCGGGTGATGGAATTGCATGGCTGCACACACAG GGTTCTCTGCCTTGGCTGCGGAGAGCAAACTCCCCGCTCTGAGCTTCAGAAGCGCTTTGAAGCGCTGAATCCCACCTGGACAGCTGAAGCACATGGCGTAGCCCCTGATGGGGATGTCTTCCTCACGGAGGAGCAGGTGCATAACTTCCGCGTCCCGGCCTGCAGCAGATGTGGTGGGATCCTGAAGCCAGATGTAACGTTCTTCGGGGACACAGTTAGCCGGGAGAAAGTGGACTTTGTGCACAAGCGCCTGGCTGAATCAGATTCCATGTTGGTGGCAGGATCCTCTTTGCAG GTGTACTCTGGTTACAGGTTTGCACTTGCTGCCCATGAGAAGAAACTGCCAATTGTGATCATTAATATTGGACCCACAAGGTCAGATCACTTTGCATCCATGAAACTGAATTCCCGGTGTGGGGAGTTGCTGCCTTTGATTGTCCCACGGTGA